The DNA window CGATTCCATGCTGTCGGCATAGAACTTGGCCTTGAGCTTCTTGTTGGCCTTGGCTTCGACCGAGTGGCAGCCGTAGCAGCTTTCGACAAGCACGGGACGGATTTTGGTCTCGAAGAACTCGATCCCTTCTTTGGTGGGCTCGGCCGCCCGGGCGGGCGACACCCAGAGCCCGGCCAGCAGCGCCAGTCCGCCAGCGGTCAGCCGTGGAAGGTTTCGAATCATCGGGACGACTCCTTTTCCCAGCCTGAACCGGGACTTACGTACAAGACAACCAATCAGGACGAGCAAACCCGGGGCCGAGTTCGAAGCGGGAATGACGACGCGGGCTTGTCCGGCTGATTGTACTACCGGCCGATGCGGCAAACGATGAACGTTTTTGACGCATTCCGAGGACAAAATCAGTTCACCACATCGAACCGTCGCCCGGCGGAACTTCCATCACAAGCGGGCCGAACGCATGGCAGAGGCGAGCATCACGCGAACCGAAACAAGCGTTTCATCTTCCCCATTTTTATGACAATCGGCATGAATCGAGCCGCATTTCGGGCATGTGCCGGCGATTCCGCTTTGCGTCGGAATGCGGCGCGATAATTTGCAGTTCTGTGATCGATCAAGCCGATGCACCTCGCTGGTGCGGACTCTTATAGGACTGCGCGGCTGGCCGCGCCGGCGATCGACCGCCCCCGTCGGGACTTGCCGTCCCTGCCCGCCGGTCACCTTTTCCAGTGCTGGAGGAATCATGTCTGCTTTGGCTTTGCGCTCGTTGGTCTTGTGTCTTATCGCGATGTCCGCCGGTTGCGTGGTATCGAAGGAAGAGTTTGATGCCGTGGTCGTCGAGCGCGACGAGCTTTCAAAGAAGCTCACCCAGACCGCATCGGAGCGCGACACCGCCCAGGCCAACGCCGGCAAGACCGCCGACGAACTGAAAAGGGCGACCGCCGACGGCGAACAGGCCAAAACCGAACTGGCTGGCACGAAGGAAAGGCTGTCGGTCAGCGAGGCCAAGGCGACCGACCTGGAGAAGGCGTTCAAGACGTCGCAGCAGACGATCTCGGAGCTGAACGCCGCCAGCCAGAGCGATGCCACCGCCATGAAGAAGACGCAGGACGACCTTGCCAAGGCCAAGGCCGATGCCACCCGGCTGTCGTCCGAACTGGAACAGGCCAAGGCCGCCGCCGACAGCGCCGACAAGGCGCTCAAGACCGCCGAAGCATCGAACAAGAAGCTCGTCGAAGAGATCGCCGTGCTGACAAAGCAGGCAAACGACAGCAAGACAGCGATCAGCGACGCCCAGGCAAAGGCGACCGCCAGCGCCCGGCAGCTCGAGACGGCCAAGTCGGCGCTGGACGCCGAGACGAAGAAGGTCGCATCGCTCGAAAAAGCCCACGCCGACGCCAGGAAGGAACTGACGACCGCGCAGCAGAAGATTTCCGACTTGGAGAAGAAGGCCGCCGACAAGACCAAGAACGCGCAGTCGGCGAAGAACGACAAGAAGACGACCGCCACCCCCGCGGAATAAGACTTCGGACGACCGACGTTCGATCAACGACAACGGGCGACCCGCCTTTACCGGCCGGTCGCCCGTTTCCTTTTGACGCGGCACGACATCTTTGCAGCGCCGCTCGGCGTCGGTCCGATAGTGCGTCCATGCGACGCTGTTTCGGCTGTACAGACTTCTCGAGCGAAGGCTTCGCGGTACTCTCGCGCGCCGCCGCCAAAAGTGCTTCAGCGCGGCTGCGAAACATGGGGGTGCTGCGGGTTTCCAACGACTGGCGTCGCCGGCTGAACGTCTGCGGCGGATGTCCGCTTCACAGCGTCGTTAACGGGGTGGCCCACTGCGGCAAACCGCTGCTGACACAAATCCGCCGACGCCCCGAGCAAGGCTGCGGCTGCCCGGTCGAAGCCAAGGCCAGGCGGCCCGGCGAGCACTGCCCGGTCACCGCATCGCACGCACCGAGCAGCAGCGACGGGGCGTGTGACTGCAAGTGGTGCACTGCGCAGCGATGATCCGATGCTGTAACGCCCTACATCCCCACACCCTACGCCCCACTCTTTCCTTCACCCACCCAGCAACGCCTCCACCGCCCGGGCCAGACTCGTCTCCGGATTGCCCGGCGGGGCGACACGTTTGGCCGCGCGTTTCGCATTCTCGCTGGCGTGGCTCATCGCGATGCCCAGCCCGGCCCAGCCGAGCATTGGCACGTCGTTGTTGCCGTCGCCGAACGCCAGGGTCTGTGCCTGCGCGATCCCATAGTGTTTGGCGACGGCGGCCAGGCCGGCGGCTTTGGTCGCGTCGGGGGACGTGTACTCCAGCAGGTGCGGATCGGTGATCGTCACGATCGCCCGGCCTTCGAACCGGGCCGTCATCGATTCGAACATCCCTGCCAGGCGGTCAGGCTCATCGCACCAAAGCACTTTCTCGACCACGTCCGCCGGCGATGGCGGCAGTCGATCGACGTACACCAGATCGCCGCCGGTGTCGCGCTTCAGCTTTTCCGTCCAGTCGGTGGGTGCCGCGGAGAACGCCCCGCCGGGCGTGAACATGACCAGCCCCACGCCCATCTGCCGGCCGAGTTCGACCGTCTCGCCGGCCAGTGTGCGATCCAGCGGGGCGTGATGGATCACGTCGTCCCGGCTGGCGTGGCGGGTGAGTGCACCCTGGGCGGAAATCACGAAATCGTCGATCCCTAGGCTCTGAGCGTACCGAAGCATGTTGCCGTGCCGCCGGCCCGACGCCAGCACCACACGGCAGCCCGCGTCGCGCAGACGGTCCACCGCCAGCCGGTTGGCGTCACCGATCGCCTTGTCGGGTCCGGCGAGCGTGTCATCAATATCAATCGCAGCAAGTCGATACGGGAAAGGGTCAGACATCTGAGCGAATGATAGTCGAAAAGTGGAGGAGTGACGTAGAGACGCAGAGACACACACCCGCTGCATCTTCAATCCAGCACCGGTTCAACACGGCTGGCGCGGCAGAAGAATCACCACGGAGCGGCTGTGTGCTTTTTCAAGTGAACGCTCCAGAAAAGTTATGACGCGAACTTCGAGTCCCAATGGGTCTTGTTCTTCACCATCTCGTTCAGGATGACCAGCAGCTTACGCATGCAGGCGGTCATCGCGACTTGGTAATGCTTGCCACGCCCGACAAGACCATCGAAGAAACGCCGGAACTTGTCGCAGCGTTGCCGGGCATTGAACGTCGCCATGTACAGGCAGTTTCGAACGTGATCCCGCCCCCCGCGGATATGCCGCTGGCCGCGTTGCGTGCCCGAGTCGCAGTTGAGCGGCGCCAGGCCGACGAGCTTGGCGATCTCCTGGCGGTTGAGTTTACCCAGCTCCGGCAGGCTGGAGACCAGCTGGTTAGCCGTTTCGGGCCCGATGCCGGGCACCGAGTCGATGATCTTCGACGTATTGTGCCAGTCGTCGTCGCCTTCGATCAGCTTGGCGATCGCGCGGTCCAGATCCTCGATCTGCTGGTTGACCAGCCGCAGCAGCTTCGTGGACTGGGTGGCCGCCAGCGTGGGCAGTTGTCCCTGGCCGCGGTTGCGTTCGGCGACCCGGACCTGCACCAGGCCGCGACGCCGGGAGACCAGGTCGGCCAGAACCGTCTGTTTCTCCGGCGTTTTGGCGGTAATCCGCGGGTTGAGCGCCCGTCCGAACGAGGCGATGACCTGGGCGTCGATCGCGTCGGTCTTCTCGAGCCTGCCGTCGGCGACGGCGAAGGCGCGGACGTTCTTGGGGTTGACGACCGAGACGTTGACGCCGGCCTGAAGCAACGCGGCGGCCGCGGCGCGGTGGTACCGGCCGGTGGACTCCAGGACAACCAGGCGAACCTTGTGCTGACGCAGCGTGGCGACGAGGCGTGCGACCCCCTCGTCGTTGTTGCTGACTCGCAGCCGCTGGGCGACGACATCAATGAAGACGTCGAGCTGATCCTTGGCGACGTCGATGCCGGCGACCGGCAACGAGACATCGGACACCGCGGCGGACGGAACGGCGTTGCTGTTGGCTTCGTGCTGCATGGTGGCTTCCCTGCCTTGCGAATACGAACTCCGCCGCCGGGGCGACGGGTTCAGTCGGCTGTTCGGGTTAGTCGCACGCGACGAACGACGATCAGGCTCCGTGACGACGTCCATGACGGCGTCTGGGCACGAACGATCTGTCGTCCGCCGCCGCTTCGCGGGCTTCTCGCTACGCTTCGAAGCCCGCGAAGCGGCATGCGGCATTGAACCATCAGACGGTACGGAATCCAACATACAAGGCACGGAGACACGGAGGGGTGCCCGGCGGCCTTAAAATGCCCGCAAGATCCGAAGGCCGGGCTTCTGTACTGAGCTTTCCCATATCAGTTAAAACGCGGAAGAGTCAAGTTGTCCTCCGTGTCTCCGTGCCTCCGTGGCGCTTTCGTTTTCCCCGGCGCACGACAGGTTGCACACGCCTCCGCATCGCTTCATCTCCCCACCTCTGTTTCTCTGCTATTATCCCCCGCCCATGGACCGCGTCCTCATTTTCGCCAACCCGATCGCCGGACGTGGTCTGGGCGAAGCGATCGCGTATCGCATCCGCGAAGGCCTCGCGGCCGGCGGTTATGACGCCCGCATGTGGCTCCTGCCGCCGACCGAGCTGACCGAAGACGACCTGCCGACCGGCGTCACCGCGGCGGTGGCGATCGGCGGCGATGGCACCGTGCGCGCCGTCGCCGAACGCCTGTACGTGCTGGCGACCGCCGCCGGCCGCGAAACCCCCCCGCTGCTGATCATTCCGCTGGGGACGGCCAACCTGATGGTGCGGCATCTGGGCATCGACTGGGACGACGACCACTTGGAATCGCAGGTCGTCAGCGCCATCCGCGACGGGCAGATCGTCTGGGTCGATGCCGCCCGCTGCAACGGGTCGCTCTTTCTGCTGATGGTCGGCGTCGGCTTCGACGCCGCCGTCGTCCACGAATTGAGCCGCGTCCGCCGCGGGCCCATCAGCTACGCCAGCTACGTTCTGCCGGCGGCGACGGTCGCGGCCAGCTACCGGTTCCCGCCCGTCCGCGTGGAGGTGGACGGCAAGATGGTCTTCGGCCCGGAAGACGGCGTCGTATTCGTCGGCAACGTGCGGGAGTACGGCACCGGCTTCCCCTTCCTGCCGCAGGCCCGCCCCGACGACGGATTGCTCGACATCTGCGCCATGCCCTGCTCGAACCTCCTCGACGCGGCCCGGCTGTTTCTGCTCGCCGCCGCCGGGGAACACATCCATGAGGAAGGCGTCGTCTACCTCAAGGGCAGGCGCGTCCGCATCGACAGCCCGCTGACCCCCGCAGGCGTCCCCGTCCAGATCGACGGCGACGCCGCCGGCCACACGCCCGTTGAGATCGACCTGATGCCCGTCCGCATGCGGCTGATCGTGCCGCGGTAGCCATTAAACCGTGACAAGTCACAACCCAAAGTGGACAATCCGGCGATGGACCTCCAGATCAACCCCGCGCGCCCGTTCGTCATCGCCGGCCCTTGTGTTATCGAGTCGGCCGAGCTTTGCCTGACGATCGCTTCCCACGTCAAAAGCGTCTGCGACAAGCTCGGCCTGACTTACATCTTCAAGGCGAGCTTCGACAAGGCGAACCGGTCGGCGAACGCGAGCTTTCGCGGGCCGGGACTGACCGACGGGCTTGTCGTGCTGGCGCGGATCAAGAAAGACCTCGGACTTCCGGTGCTTACCGACGTCCACGAGCCCGACCAGGTGCCGGTCGCGGCGAAGGTGGTGGACATCCTGCAGGTGCCGGCGTTTCTAGCGCGGCAGACCGATCTGCTGATGGCGTGCGGGCACACCTCGTGCTGGGTCAACATCAAGAAGGGGCAGTTCATGAGCCCCCAGGAGATGACCAACGCCGCCGACAAGGTTCGCGCCGCCGGCAACAGCCGCATCATGCTCACCGAGCGGGGCACGTTCTTCGGTTACAACCGGCTGGTGAACGATTTCACCGGGCTGGACGTGATGAAGAAGATCGGCTGCCCGGTCGTGTTCGACATCACGCACAGCACGCAGCAGCCGGCCGGGCTGGGCAGCTCGTCAGGCGGAAACCCGCAGTATTCCCCTCTGCTGGCCCGCGCCGCGATCGCCGCCGGCGTGGACGGCCTGTTCCTCGAGTGCCACCCCGATCCCAGGAACGCCAAGAGCGACGCGGCGACCATGCTCGGCCTGGACGCGGTCGAGCCGCTGCTGAAGTCGTGCGTGCAGATCGCGGAGTTGCGCAAGCAGTGGGAGCAGTGATGGTCCGGGGGGCTGGCCCAAGAACACTCGCTGCACTCCAAGCCTGCCACGCATCACGCTGGAGGCGGAATCAAGATTATCCTCGGTGGCACCTCGGTCCCCGGCGGGCTTGGCCGCCACTCCGCAACGTCACGATACAACTTGGCGAGAGCCGACTCGAACTGACGCCGGTCAAACGACACCGGTTCCACGGCGGCGACGATCCGCCGGCCATGACGCCACGTGGAGAAGTTGGAGAATGTTATCGTCTCGGCGTTGGCGACGACGTCGGCACTGACGCCGCTGCATGCGAAATGCCCGCAGCCGCAAGCGAGCATGATGGCGTTTTGCACGCCGTCCTGCCGGGCGGCGTCGCCCAGAACCGTGTCTTTGATCTGGTAGTCGCCGCCGAACCAGGGAAGTACGTCGTCAAACCCCTCATCGCCAAGGTCGGCCATGATTCGCGCGCCGAGATCTTCCCCGTCGACGTGAAACTCAACGAACACCTCCCCGCAGCCTTCCCTAATCTTTAGAACCAGTGTGGCCACAGGGACCTCTGCGTGAGCGAACCGCACGTTCTACCCGACCGGGCTACACGGGCAAGCGTACTTGCCCATGCCACACGACGGTCGTCTTGCCCGTGCGTCGTCGGGGCTGTTGCGGCAGAAACGAACGTGACAGATTCTTCTTGAACGCCAAACCTACACCCGTACAATATACGAACATTCTAACGCCAACGACGCGGGTGGTCAACTCCGAAATATCGGGTGCTCGCGTCCGGCGGGTCGGTCATTCGCCGCGGCTTCCCGGCCGCGAAAGGGGTCTTTATGGAATCCGTGGAAACGAACCTGGGCGCGCCTGTTGGCGTTGCGGTCATGGATAGCCCGGTGGATCCGGACGTCGGCAACCTGCCACCGGCGTCGCCGGTCGGTGCCGGGGACAACACGGCTTGCGCCGACAACAACCCGGCTAGCGCAGACGGCAACGCGGCTACTGCCGATGGCAACGCGGATGGTGCCAACAGCAACGAGACCGCCGCGGCGCGTCGCTCGCGGGCCGAGCAGTCGCGCATCAACGGGGCCAGGTCGCGAGGGCCGACCACCGATGCGGGTAAGTCCGTCGCGGCGCAGAACGCCTGGAAACATGGGCTGCGCGCCCGGGGCCAGTTGCTCCCTGATGAAGACCCCGCGGTGTTCGACGCGTTCGTCGCCTCCTTTCGCGACGACCTCGGCGCCGTCGGGCCGTGCCAGGTCATCCTCGCCGAGCGCGTCGCGGAAATGGCGTGGAAGCTCCAGCGGATGCCCGTCGTCCGGTCGGCGGTGCTCTGCTCGCGGCGCGACAAGCAGCATGCTGCCGACGGCGGTTTCGGCGGAATGGATACGCTCGGCGATGTGATCGCCGAGCTGCGAATGGCCGACGCCAACGGCGGAATCGTCATGCTGCTGCAACGCTACGAATCGCAGATCGAGCGGTCGATGCAGGCGGCGCTGCGCGAGTTGCGAATCCTGCAGGGCGGGACGCGCAACAGCCGGGCGGTGGAACGGCAACGAGATTCGACGGCAGCCGTGGCTGCGGAGGTGCCGGCGGGTGGAATGCCCGATGATCGCAGAATGCCCGACGGGGGCGGAATGCCTGATGTAGCGCCGGCGGTAGCAGGGGTGACCGAGCATGCGCCGGCAACCATCCGAGCCGGCGAACCGGCAATCGCCGGTGACGACTGTCGGTCGGCTGCCGATTCTCGGGTTCGTTCGGCGAAGTCGGCTCGGGTTCGTTCGGCGGAATCGGATGAAACCCCGACGAGAACCGTCGCACCAGCGTCCTTGGTCATCGCTGGAGGTGTGGCGGGCGCGAACCTGACTTCTTCCACCGGGGCGGCGACTTTCCACCCCGACGACCTTTTGCCGGCGGATGGCATTTCTCGGGTTCGTTTGGCGGAAGGATTGCGCGGTCGGATCGCTCCGGATCGGTGCGACCACTACGGCAGGGGACGCTCCGCTCCGCGTCGCGGCTAACCCCGTGATCGTATTGCTAACCGGTTGCTTGTGGTGCAAACCGTTTGCTCAAGGTGCAGCGATGCGCGCTTCCGGACCGGTTAGCCGCGACGCGCAGCAGAGCGCGTGGGAACGTCGGACTTCGGGACGGGGAACCGAGCCGGAGCGTCCGGAGCATCGGTGGTCCCGAGATGCGCGTACGGAATGACTGGCGTCTGCGGAGGTTACTTCTGACGGAAGACGATGCGACCCTTGGTCAGGTCGTACGGCGAGAGCTCGACCTTGACGCGGTCGCCGGGAAGGATGCGGATGAAATGCTTGCGCATTTTGCCCGAGACGATGCCGAGGATTTCCTGCTCGGAACCGTCCAATTTGAGCTTGAACATCGCGTTGGGCAACGCGAGGGTGATTGTGCCTTCGACTTCAATAGGCTCAGACTTAGCCATGACCTGCTCCGCTTTTGGGGCGCCGCCGGGTGGCTCACGCCCTCCATTTGCTGTCGCCTGGGTAGACCCATCATAGTACGCTTCCCGAGGGATGGGTACAAGGACGGCGAATCGGCGAAGCCCGAGACGGGTGCGACACATTCCGCGCGGTCGAAAGAGGGATCACCACGAAGTGCATCATGAGGCCTCGGGCCTCACACCGAGATGATGAAAAGTGACGCCGATACCCAACAGGCCCGAAGGGTCGAGATTTGGCCTTCCCCACGTTTGGTGGGCGCTCACTGGGCAGGATACCCTCCTGCCGAAGGAGCTGGCCATGCGTCGTAGGAAGTTCACTCGTGAGTTCAAGCTGGGTGCCGTCAAGCTGGTGCACCAGCAGGGCCGATCGGTAATGCAGGCGGCTAAGGACCTCGGCGTCGATCCCAAGTGCATCCGCGAATGGATCGAGAAGTACACGGCCGATCCCGACTCGGCCTCGCCGGCGGCGATGGCCAAAGAGCTGCAGCAGCTGCGCACCGAAAACGCGCGTTTGCGAATGGAGCGTGAGATCCTAAAAAAAGCGACGGCGTTCTTTGCCAGCCAGCAGGAGTGAGGTTCGCCTTCATTGCCAGCACGCTCGACGACTATCCGCTGGCAGCGTGTTGCCGGGTGTTGTCGGTCACGCGCTCGGGCTTCTACGCCTGGAGGTGTCGTGCCGACAGCGAGCGACAGCGTCGGCGTCAGGAACTGCTCGTGCGGATCCGCGACGTGCACGAGGCCAACCGCCAGGTGTACGGCAGCCCGCGGATCTACCAGGTGCTCAAAAGCGAGGGGCAAAGCGTGTGTGAGAACACGGTCGCTGCCATCATGAAGCAGGCGCAGATCCGAGCCAAAGGTCGGCGTCGTTTCGTGCCGCGTACGACCGACAGCGGGCACGGGCAGCCGGTGGCGACGAACGTACTGGACCGGCAGTTCGCCGCCGAGGGTCCGGACCGCAAGTGGGTGGCGGACATCACCTACATCGAAACCGCTGAGGGCTGGCTTTACCTGGCGGGCGTGCTGGATCTGTACTCGCGGAAGATCGTCGGCTGGTCGATGACGCAGCACATGCGTACGGAGCTGGTGGCCGAGGCGTTGCAGATGGCGATCGCGCAGCGGCAGCCTTGCAAGGGCCTGCTGCACCATAGCGACCGAGGAGTACAGTACGCGTCGGAGGACTACCAGCATTTGTTACAATCGCACGGGATGGTGGTGAGCATGAGCGATCCGGGCGAGTGCTGGGACAATGCGACGATGGAGAGCTTCTGGAGCACGCTCAAGAGCGAGCTGATGGAAGGGACGAGGTATGCGACGCGGGCGGAGGCCCGGCAGTCGATCTTTGAGTACATCGAGGTGTTCTACAATCGAAAGCGGCTGCATAGCACGTTAGGCTATCAGAGCCCCGAATCGTTCGAGGCGAGCCGCAGTTAACCCAACCCGCGCCCACCAAACGTGGGGAAGGCCAATTCTATAGCCCAGGGCAACGCCCTGGGTTTGCTGGGCCGAGTGGTCAAAGGCCTGAAGGGCCGGAGTATCGAACGGCGTATCGCGGCCCTTCAGGCCTTAAGCGCATGGGCGTCTAGTCGTCCCAGGGCGTTGCCCTGGGCTATAGGATTACGGCCCGTTGGGCCTGCGTACCCGGCCGTCGAGCGCTATGTTCGGAGCAGGCACGGAGACGCGGAGGGCAACTCGAAGCGTCGGCGTTTTATCTCAGACGGAATCAGACTCGATGTGCATCGAAGCGCGGATTGTCAGCCTCTTGTCGCGGAGACACCCTGGGTCGCCGGATGCCCCTCCGTGTCTCCGGGCCTCCGTGGCGGCTTCTCTGCCGGATCCGATATCGAACGACTGCGCGCAAAAATGGAGGAGGCGGACCCACGACCGCCTCCTCCGGCACAACGCACTAAGGATTGTTGCAATAAGTTGTGTTCAGGCGCGGCGATCAGGCGGCGCTGGGAAGGTTTTCGAACTCGACCGCCACCCGGTAGCCAAGGGCGGCCGGCTCGCAGCGGACGACCCGGCCTCGGGCGCCCCAGCCGGACTGAAGCCCGGACGGCGGAAAGGTGACGGCGATCAGCTCGCCGGGGAAAAGAGCCGTGTCACTGAGGGCCGACAGCCCACCGGCCGACACGTCTCGCACCGCCAAGGCCAGCATCGGCTGGCGACGGGCGGGAATGGAGTGATCCAGGCGTTTGCCGGAGATGGTGATGTGCATCTCACGGCGAGGGAAGACGCGTCGCTCGCGGGCCTGACGGGCCAGCTCGACCTCGTCATCGCGAACCAGCCGCATGATCGGTCTGTAAACATCCGCCGACTTCTGCTTGAGCGCGACCATTCTTGCTCCCGTACGTGGACATGGGCGGTTTCGGATCGGCTTGGCTCCACGAAGAAGGCGCTGTTGCCCGTGCGGCCGACTTTGTGGATGCTCGCAGGTGTTGTCGACGTTGCCCGTCGTCGGACACCCGGGAAGCTCAAACTGCCGATCGTCGATCCCGTCCCGCGGCCGGCCCGTTGCCAACCGCTTTTTTCCGCTGCCCCATTTAGGGCACGCCCAAACCATCGGACGACTTGACATGGGGGTTTACGGCGATTCGGTCGGGTTGAGTCGGTGGATCACGGTCGATCGGGGCAAGGGAAGACGGAGGTTACCGGAGGACTTGCTTATCGGGCGGGGCTGTCAATACTGCCGCCGCCGCTGTTTCGGGCCGCCCCGGCAATTTGGCCCTACAGTCGATGCCAATTGACAACTTCCGACCCTTGGTTTGGCGTGAAGAAGACCTCATACTCCGGACGTTGCAATCGCGAAAGTATGTCCATACCTATGGTTATGGCCACTTGGAAGCACCGCGTTTTGATGTGAGTTCGGTTACCGCACGGATTGTCCCCCTATGTCGCACCTTTCTCCTGGAATCGTCTATCTCGTCGGGGCTGGTCCTGGCGATGTCGGGCTTATCACCGTCCGCGGGCGCGACCTGCTCGAGCAGGCGGATGTCGTCGTCTACGACTATCTGTCCAACCCGCTGCTGCTCGGCCACGCGCCGCAGGCCCGGGCGATCTACGTGGGCAAGAAAGCGGCACAGCATTCCATGACGCAGGACGAGATCAACGCCCTGCTCGTCCGCGAAGGACTGGCCGGCCACAAAGTGGTGCGGCTGAAAGGGGGCGATCCGTTTGTCTTCGGGCGCGGCGGGGAAGAGTGCGAGGCGCTGCACAACGCCGGCGTGCCGTTCGAAGTGGTTCCCGGCATCACCGCCGCCATCGCCGCGCCGGCGTATGCGGGCATTCCGGTCACGCATCGCGACTTCAACTCCAGCTTCACCTTCATCACCGGCCACGAGAAGGAAGAACAATATAAGGAAGACGAAGCCCGCACCCGCGAAGGCGGCGCGGCGAGCGATGTCGATTGGCCGAGCCTGGCGAAGCTGCCTTGCCTGGCGTTTTACATGGGCGTGAAATCGCTGCCGCGGATTTGCCAGCGGCTGATCGAAAACGGCATGCCGCCGGACATGCCCGCGGCGACGATCCGCTGGGGCACCCATCCGAAACAGCGGACGGTCGTCGGCACGATCGCCGACCTGCCGCAGAAGATCGCCGAGGCCAAGCTCGGCCCGCCGGCGATGACGATCATCGGCCGGGTGGTTTCGCTCCGCCCGGTCATGAACTGGTTCGAGAGCCGTCCGCTTTTCGGGCAGACGGTGGTCGTCACGCGGACGCGGCAGCAGGCGAGCGATCTTTCGAAGCAACTGTCGGCGCTGGGCGCGAACGTGCTGGAAGCGCCGACGATCGAACTCGCTCCGCCGGCCGACCTGATTCCTGTGGACGCGGCCCTGAAGTCGATCGGCACGTACGACTGGACGGTGTTCACCAGCGCCAATGGCGTGCGATATGTGAAGCAGCGACTGCTAGAGATCGGCCTGGACGCCCGCGCGTTCGGCAGATCGAAGCTTGCCGCGATCGGCGACGCGACGGCGGCAGCGATTCGGGAAGAGCTGTCACTGAAGGTCGATCTGTGTCCGCAGGCGTTCGTCGCCGAGGCGCTGGCCGACGCGCTGCGCGACGCCAATGAAGTAAAGGGTAAACGCCACCTGCTGCTGCGGGCCGACATCGCCCGGCCGGTGTTGCGGCAACGGCTGTCGGCGGACGGGTCGCTGGAAGTCAGCGACGTCGCCGTCTACGAAACCCGACCCGCCGCCGCCCTGCCGCCGACGCTCATCGACGCGCTCGCCGCCGGCGATGTGCAGTGGGTGACCTTCACCAGCAGCAGCACGGCGAAGAACTTCGTGGCGTTACTGGGCGATGACTACAAGGCAAAGCTGGCCGGCGTGAAGATCGCCAGCATCGGCCCGATCACGACCGCAACACTGAAAGACCTCGGACTGGAACCGACGGTGCAGGCGGAGACGTTTAACTTGCAGGGGCTGCTATCGGCCCTCAAGTAGGGCGGGCACTGCCCGCCGAAGAGACCGTTCCATGACCTTCGGCAAGGAGGAATGGTGGTGCCGGGCATGCCTTCCGGCGGACAGTGCCCGCCCTGCACGCGCTCTACGCTGCGAAGACTTCGCTGGCGTAAACAAGACCCTGTCGGTGCGCGTCGATCGCGGACATCGTCGCCGGCGAGCCTTTTTCGATCGCCTGCTCCAGCACCAGGTGAGGGCTGACGTCCATCGACTTGAGCGTCGCGTGCAGTCGCTTGTAATCGATATCCCCGGGGCCGAACGCCTCGGACCAGATGCCGTTCTTTGACTGACGGATGTGCAGTTCCACCACGCGTTTGCCATAGAGCTTGACGGCATCGAACAGCGCGACCTGCGAGTTACCCGAACCACGGTAAATCCAATGCGCATCGAGACAGAACTTGACCAACTCCGGATCGGTGCCGGCGAGCATGTGGTGAAACTCGCGGGCGGCGTTTCGCAGCTCGATGTCGTGGTTGTGATAC is part of the Humisphaera borealis genome and encodes:
- a CDS encoding coiled-coil domain-containing protein, with amino-acid sequence MSALALRSLVLCLIAMSAGCVVSKEEFDAVVVERDELSKKLTQTASERDTAQANAGKTADELKRATADGEQAKTELAGTKERLSVSEAKATDLEKAFKTSQQTISELNAASQSDATAMKKTQDDLAKAKADATRLSSELEQAKAAADSADKALKTAEASNKKLVEEIAVLTKQANDSKTAISDAQAKATASARQLETAKSALDAETKKVASLEKAHADARKELTTAQQKISDLEKKAADKTKNAQSAKNDKKTTATPAE
- a CDS encoding Cof-type HAD-IIB family hydrolase, which codes for MSDPFPYRLAAIDIDDTLAGPDKAIGDANRLAVDRLRDAGCRVVLASGRRHGNMLRYAQSLGIDDFVISAQGALTRHASRDDVIHHAPLDRTLAGETVELGRQMGVGLVMFTPGGAFSAAPTDWTEKLKRDTGGDLVYVDRLPPSPADVVEKVLWCDEPDRLAGMFESMTARFEGRAIVTITDPHLLEYTSPDATKAAGLAAVAKHYGIAQAQTLAFGDGNNDVPMLGWAGLGIAMSHASENAKRAAKRVAPPGNPETSLARAVEALLGG
- a CDS encoding IS110 family RNA-guided transposase, with product MQHEANSNAVPSAAVSDVSLPVAGIDVAKDQLDVFIDVVAQRLRVSNNDEGVARLVATLRQHKVRLVVLESTGRYHRAAAAALLQAGVNVSVVNPKNVRAFAVADGRLEKTDAIDAQVIASFGRALNPRITAKTPEKQTVLADLVSRRRGLVQVRVAERNRGQGQLPTLAATQSTKLLRLVNQQIEDLDRAIAKLIEGDDDWHNTSKIIDSVPGIGPETANQLVSSLPELGKLNRQEIAKLVGLAPLNCDSGTQRGQRHIRGGRDHVRNCLYMATFNARQRCDKFRRFFDGLVGRGKHYQVAMTACMRKLLVILNEMVKNKTHWDSKFAS
- a CDS encoding diacylglycerol/lipid kinase family protein, coding for MDRVLIFANPIAGRGLGEAIAYRIREGLAAGGYDARMWLLPPTELTEDDLPTGVTAAVAIGGDGTVRAVAERLYVLATAAGRETPPLLIIPLGTANLMVRHLGIDWDDDHLESQVVSAIRDGQIVWVDAARCNGSLFLLMVGVGFDAAVVHELSRVRRGPISYASYVLPAATVAASYRFPPVRVEVDGKMVFGPEDGVVFVGNVREYGTGFPFLPQARPDDGLLDICAMPCSNLLDAARLFLLAAAGEHIHEEGVVYLKGRRVRIDSPLTPAGVPVQIDGDAAGHTPVEIDLMPVRMRLIVPR
- the kdsA gene encoding 3-deoxy-8-phosphooctulonate synthase, whose amino-acid sequence is MDLQINPARPFVIAGPCVIESAELCLTIASHVKSVCDKLGLTYIFKASFDKANRSANASFRGPGLTDGLVVLARIKKDLGLPVLTDVHEPDQVPVAAKVVDILQVPAFLARQTDLLMACGHTSCWVNIKKGQFMSPQEMTNAADKVRAAGNSRIMLTERGTFFGYNRLVNDFTGLDVMKKIGCPVVFDITHSTQQPAGLGSSSGGNPQYSPLLARAAIAAGVDGLFLECHPDPRNAKSDAATMLGLDAVEPLLKSCVQIAELRKQWEQ
- the infA gene encoding translation initiation factor IF-1, whose amino-acid sequence is MAKSEPIEVEGTITLALPNAMFKLKLDGSEQEILGIVSGKMRKHFIRILPGDRVKVELSPYDLTKGRIVFRQK
- a CDS encoding IS3 family transposase (programmed frameshift), encoding MAMRRRKFTREFKLGAVKLVHQQGRSVMQAAKDLGVDPKCIREWIEKYTADPDSASPAAMAKELQQLRTENARLRMEREILKKATAFLCQPAGVRFAFIASTLDDYPLAACCRVLSVTRSGFYAWRCRADSERQRRRQELLVRIRDVHEANRQVYGSPRIYQVLKSEGQSVCENTVAAIMKQAQIRAKGRRRFVPRTTDSGHGQPVATNVLDRQFAAEGPDRKWVADITYIETAEGWLYLAGVLDLYSRKIVGWSMTQHMRTELVAEALQMAIAQRQPCKGLLHHSDRGVQYASEDYQHLLQSHGMVVSMSDPGECWDNATMESFWSTLKSELMEGTRYATRAEARQSIFEYIEVFYNRKRLHSTLGYQSPESFEASRS
- a CDS encoding PilZ domain-containing protein, which codes for MVALKQKSADVYRPIMRLVRDDEVELARQARERRVFPRREMHITISGKRLDHSIPARRQPMLALAVRDVSAGGLSALSDTALFPGELIAVTFPPSGLQSGWGARGRVVRCEPAALGYRVAVEFENLPSAA